A genome region from Pseudomonas pergaminensis includes the following:
- a CDS encoding DUF4426 domain-containing protein yields the protein MSRLAIFLLTACLGASAVAADAIDANRKKDFGDITVHYNTFTSSFLQPETAQAVGVVRSKEKGLINVTVIKGVTPVAAQVTGTIKDLGGKSEILTFKQINEKGGINYLAPYAVTQREYKTFTINVETGGKAHSFQFNQELFPAE from the coding sequence ATGAGTCGTTTGGCTATTTTTCTATTGACCGCCTGCCTGGGCGCCAGCGCCGTGGCCGCAGACGCAATAGACGCTAACCGCAAGAAAGACTTCGGTGACATCACCGTGCACTACAACACGTTCACCTCCAGCTTCCTGCAACCGGAAACTGCCCAGGCAGTCGGCGTGGTACGCAGCAAGGAGAAGGGCCTGATCAACGTGACCGTGATCAAGGGCGTAACCCCGGTGGCCGCGCAAGTGACGGGCACCATCAAGGATCTGGGCGGCAAGAGCGAGATCCTCACCTTCAAGCAAATCAACGAAAAAGGTGGCATCAATTATCTCGCGCCCTACGCCGTGACCCAGCGGGAATACAAGACCTTTACCATCAACGTTGAAACCGGCGGCAAAGCCCATAGCTTCCAATTCAACCAGGAACTGTTTCCGGCGGAATGA
- the trmB gene encoding tRNA (guanosine(46)-N7)-methyltransferase TrmB, translating to MTESNETPNTLEAGDESKHRRIKSFVMRAGRMTEGQQKGLEQGTPLFVLPLADAPVDYDQVFGRSAPRSLEIGFGMGNSLLEMAAAAPDQDFIGVEVHRPGVGALLNGVLTQGLTNLRVYDCDAIEVLNRCIADNSLDRLMLFFPDPWHKARHHKRRIVRASFAELVRSKLKVGGILHMATDWEPYAEYMLEVMNVAPGYRNLAEDGKCVPRPAERPITKFERRGERLGHGVWDLKFEKVD from the coding sequence ATGACTGAATCAAACGAAACGCCGAACACCCTGGAAGCAGGCGACGAGTCCAAGCACCGCCGCATCAAGAGTTTTGTGATGCGCGCCGGTCGCATGACCGAAGGCCAGCAAAAGGGCCTGGAGCAAGGTACGCCGCTGTTCGTGCTGCCATTGGCCGATGCGCCGGTGGATTACGACCAGGTGTTCGGCCGTTCGGCCCCGCGCTCCCTGGAAATCGGCTTTGGCATGGGCAACTCCTTGCTGGAAATGGCCGCCGCCGCGCCGGACCAGGATTTCATCGGCGTGGAAGTCCACCGCCCCGGTGTCGGCGCGCTGCTCAACGGTGTGTTGACCCAAGGGCTGACCAACCTGCGTGTGTATGACTGCGACGCGATTGAAGTGCTCAACCGCTGTATCGCCGACAACAGCCTCGACCGCCTGATGCTGTTCTTCCCAGACCCATGGCACAAAGCCCGTCACCACAAGCGCCGCATCGTCCGGGCCTCCTTCGCGGAGCTGGTGCGCAGCAAGCTCAAGGTGGGCGGCATCCTGCACATGGCTACCGACTGGGAACCCTACGCGGAATACATGCTGGAAGTGATGAACGTCGCCCCCGGCTACCGCAACCTCGCCGAAGACGGCAAATGCGTACCACGCCCGGCTGAGCGCCCGATTACCAAGTTCGAACGCCGCGGCGAGCGCTTGGGGCATGGGGTGTGGGATCTGAAGTTTGAGAAGGTTGACTGA
- the proC gene encoding pyrroline-5-carboxylate reductase codes for MSNTRIAFIGAGNMAASLIGGLRAKGLDAAQIRASDPGADTRARVSAEHGIETFADNAEAIRGVDVIVLAVKPQAMKAVCESLRPSLQPQQLVVSIAAGITCASMKNWLGAQPIVRCMPNTPALVSQGVSGLYATNEVSAEQRDQAQELLSAVGIALWLEQEQQLDAVTAVSGSGPAYFFLLIEAMTAAGVKLGLPKDVAEQLAEQTALGAAHMAVASDVDAAELRRRVTSPGGTTQAAIESFQAGGFEALVEKALGAAAHRSAELAEQLGK; via the coding sequence ATGAGCAACACGCGTATTGCCTTTATCGGCGCCGGTAACATGGCGGCCAGCCTGATCGGTGGCCTGCGGGCCAAGGGCCTGGACGCCGCGCAGATCCGCGCCAGCGACCCGGGTGCCGACACCCGTGCCCGCGTCAGCGCCGAGCACGGCATTGAAACCTTTGCCGACAACGCCGAGGCCATCCGTGGCGTCGATGTGATCGTGCTGGCAGTGAAGCCGCAGGCCATGAAGGCCGTGTGCGAAAGCCTGCGCCCGAGCCTGCAGCCGCAGCAGTTGGTGGTGTCCATCGCCGCCGGCATTACCTGCGCCAGCATGAAGAACTGGCTGGGCGCCCAGCCGATCGTGCGTTGCATGCCCAATACCCCCGCCCTGGTCAGCCAAGGCGTGAGTGGCCTGTATGCCACCAACGAAGTGAGCGCCGAACAACGCGACCAGGCGCAAGAGCTGCTGTCCGCCGTGGGCATCGCCCTGTGGCTGGAGCAGGAGCAGCAACTGGACGCGGTCACCGCCGTGTCCGGCAGCGGCCCGGCGTATTTCTTCCTGCTGATCGAAGCCATGACCGCCGCCGGCGTGAAACTGGGCCTGCCCAAGGACGTGGCCGAGCAACTGGCCGAGCAGACCGCCCTGGGCGCCGCACATATGGCGGTTGCCAGCGACGTGGACGCGGCCGAGTTGCGCCGTCGCGTGACCTCCCCCGGCGGCACCACGCAGGCGGCCATCGAGTCGTTCCAGGCCGGGGGCTTTGAAGCCCTGGTGGAAAAAGCATTGGGTGCCGCTGCGCACCGCTCGGCGGAACTCGCCGAACAACTGGGCAAATAA
- the thiS gene encoding sulfur carrier protein ThiS: MRIQLNGESFELPDGETVAALLTRLDLTERRVAVELNLDIVPRSQHAETALTEGDQVEVVHAIGGG; encoded by the coding sequence ATGCGCATTCAGTTGAACGGCGAATCCTTTGAACTGCCCGACGGTGAAACCGTTGCGGCCCTGCTGACCCGCCTGGACTTGACCGAGCGTCGCGTTGCAGTGGAGCTCAACCTGGATATCGTCCCGCGTAGCCAGCACGCCGAGACCGCGCTCACCGAAGGTGATCAGGTCGAAGTGGTCCACGCCATTGGCGGCGGCTGA
- a CDS encoding type IV pilus twitching motility protein PilT, with amino-acid sequence MDITELLTASVRRGASDLHLSAGLAPMLRVDGEVWPLDWPVLSPSQVADLLSPLLNQYQQKDFETSLETDFAFELPGVARFRANVFQQNRGMGAVFRTIPSEVRSLESLGPGEVFRRIAQLPRGLVLVTGPTGSGKSTTLAAMIDYLNQHRRQHILTLEDPIEFIHTPKTALINQRQVHRDTHDFSTALRSALREDPDVILVGELRDLDTIRLALTAAETGHLVFGTLHTSSAAKTVDRLVDVFPAGEKAMVRSMLSESLQAVVSQVLVKKIGGGRVAAHEIMLGTPAIRNLIREDKVAQMVSAIQTGGALGMKTLDMSLKGLVGEGVISREEARENARVPADL; translated from the coding sequence ATGGATATCACTGAATTACTCACGGCCAGTGTGCGCCGTGGCGCTTCCGACCTGCACTTGTCGGCCGGCCTGGCGCCGATGCTGCGCGTGGATGGCGAGGTCTGGCCGCTGGATTGGCCGGTGCTTTCACCGTCGCAAGTGGCGGACTTATTGAGCCCGTTGCTCAATCAGTACCAACAAAAAGATTTCGAAACATCTCTAGAAACAGATTTCGCCTTCGAACTGCCCGGCGTAGCGCGATTCCGGGCCAACGTGTTCCAACAGAATCGCGGCATGGGCGCGGTATTTCGCACCATCCCGTCCGAGGTCCGGAGCCTGGAGAGCCTTGGCCCTGGCGAGGTGTTCCGGCGTATCGCCCAATTGCCACGGGGCTTGGTACTGGTTACCGGCCCGACCGGCTCGGGCAAGTCCACCACCCTGGCGGCGATGATCGATTATCTCAATCAGCATCGGCGCCAGCACATCCTCACCCTCGAAGACCCCATCGAATTTATCCACACCCCCAAGACCGCCCTGATCAATCAGCGCCAGGTGCACCGGGATACCCATGACTTTTCCACCGCCCTGCGCTCCGCCCTTCGGGAAGACCCTGATGTGATCCTGGTGGGCGAACTGCGCGACCTGGACACCATCCGCCTCGCGTTGACGGCGGCTGAAACGGGGCACCTGGTGTTTGGCACGCTGCACACCAGTTCAGCGGCAAAGACCGTAGACCGGCTGGTGGACGTGTTTCCGGCTGGGGAAAAGGCCATGGTCCGCTCGATGTTGTCGGAGTCGTTGCAGGCGGTGGTGTCCCAAGTGCTGGTAAAGAAGATCGGCGGCGGACGCGTGGCGGCCCATGAAATCATGCTGGGCACGCCGGCCATTCGGAACTTGATCCGGGAGGACAAGGTGGCGCAGATGGTTTCAGCGATACAGACGGGTGGGGCGTTGGGGATGAAGACGCTGGATATGAGTTTGAAGGGTTTGGTCGGAGAGGGGGTGATCAGCCGGGAAGAGGCGCGGGAGAACGCGAGGGTGCCAGCAGACCTATGA
- a CDS encoding YggS family pyridoxal phosphate-dependent enzyme translates to MSTIADNIGQVSQRIRAAADAVQRDASSIHLLAVSKTKPAQAVREAYAAGMRDFGENYLQEALGKQAELTDLPLSWHFIGPIQSNKTRAIAENFAWVHSVDRLKIAQRLSEQRPDDLPPLNICIQVNVSGEASKSGCTPADLPALANAISALPRLKLRGLMAIPEPTEDRAAQDAAFAAVRDLQNSLNLPLDTLSMGMSHDLESAIAQGATWVRIGTALFGARDYGQP, encoded by the coding sequence ATGTCGACGATAGCAGACAACATCGGCCAGGTTAGCCAGCGCATCCGCGCCGCTGCCGACGCCGTGCAACGTGACGCAAGCAGCATCCACCTGCTGGCCGTGAGTAAGACCAAACCCGCGCAGGCGGTGCGCGAAGCCTATGCCGCCGGCATGCGCGACTTTGGCGAGAACTATCTGCAGGAAGCCCTGGGCAAACAGGCCGAATTAACCGACCTGCCCTTGAGTTGGCACTTCATCGGCCCCATTCAATCGAACAAGACGCGCGCTATCGCCGAGAACTTCGCTTGGGTGCATTCCGTGGACCGCCTCAAAATTGCACAACGCCTGTCCGAACAACGCCCGGACGACCTGCCACCGCTGAACATCTGCATTCAGGTCAATGTCAGTGGCGAAGCCAGCAAGTCCGGCTGTACACCTGCCGACCTGCCGGCATTGGCAAACGCCATCAGCGCCCTGCCGCGCCTGAAGCTGCGTGGCCTGATGGCCATTCCCGAGCCGACCGAAGATCGTGCCGCACAAGACGCAGCGTTCGCCGCTGTACGCGACCTGCAAAACAGCCTGAACCTGCCGTTGGACACACTTTCCATGGGCATGAGCCATGACCTTGAGTCGGCCATCGCCCAAGGCGCCACCTGGGTGCGGATCGGTACCGCCCTGTTTGGCGCCCGCGACTACGGCCAGCCATGA
- the metX gene encoding homoserine O-succinyltransferase MetX, giving the protein MPAAFPPDSVGLVVPQVAHFSEPLALACGRSLPAYDLIYETYGQLNATASNAVLICHALSGHHHAAGFHSVDDRKPGWWDSCIGPGKPIDTNKFFVVSLNNLGGCNGSTGPSSINPETGKPFGADFPVLTVEDWVHSQARLADLLGIQQWAAVIGGSLGGMQALQWTITYPDRVRHCLAIASAPKLSAQNIAFNEVARQAILTDPEFHGGSFQEAGVIPKRGLMLARMVGHITYLSDDSMGEKFGRGLKSEKLNYDFHSVEFQVESYLRYQGEEFSGRFDANTYLLMTKALDYFDPAANHDDDLAKTFEGATAKFCVMSFTTDWRFSPARSRELVDALMAARKDVCYLEIDAPQGHDAFLIPIPRYLQAFGNYMNRITV; this is encoded by the coding sequence ATGCCAGCTGCCTTTCCCCCCGATTCTGTTGGACTGGTCGTGCCCCAAGTGGCGCACTTCAGCGAACCGCTGGCCCTGGCCTGCGGCCGTTCGCTGCCCGCCTACGACCTGATCTATGAAACCTACGGCCAACTGAACGCCACGGCGAGCAACGCCGTGCTGATCTGCCACGCTTTGTCCGGCCATCATCATGCCGCCGGTTTTCACTCGGTCGACGACCGCAAGCCCGGCTGGTGGGACAGTTGCATCGGCCCCGGCAAGCCCATCGACACCAACAAGTTCTTCGTGGTCAGCCTGAACAACCTCGGCGGCTGCAACGGTTCCACCGGCCCGAGCAGTATCAACCCGGAAACCGGCAAGCCGTTCGGCGCAGATTTCCCGGTACTGACCGTGGAAGACTGGGTGCACAGCCAGGCCCGCCTCGCCGACTTGCTCGGCATCCAGCAGTGGGCCGCCGTGATCGGCGGCAGCCTGGGCGGGATGCAAGCCCTGCAATGGACCATCACTTACCCGGACCGTGTGCGCCATTGCCTGGCCATCGCCTCGGCCCCCAAGCTGTCGGCGCAGAACATCGCCTTCAACGAAGTGGCGCGCCAGGCAATCCTGACCGACCCGGAGTTCCACGGTGGTTCGTTCCAGGAAGCCGGTGTGATCCCCAAGCGCGGCCTGATGCTGGCGCGGATGGTCGGGCACATCACCTACCTGTCCGATGACTCCATGGGCGAGAAATTCGGCCGTGGCCTCAAGAGTGAAAAGCTCAACTACGACTTCCACAGCGTCGAGTTCCAGGTGGAAAGCTACCTGCGTTATCAGGGCGAGGAGTTCTCCGGGCGTTTTGACGCCAACACCTATTTGCTGATGACCAAGGCCCTGGATTATTTCGACCCGGCCGCCAACCACGACGATGACCTGGCAAAAACCTTCGAAGGCGCCACGGCCAAGTTCTGCGTGATGTCATTCACCACCGACTGGCGTTTCTCGCCGGCGCGTTCGCGCGAGCTGGTGGATGCGCTGATGGCCGCGCGCAAAGATGTCTGCTACCTGGAGATCGATGCTCCGCAAGGCCACGATGCCTTCCTGATTCCGATCCCGCGTTACTTGCAGGCGTTCGGCAATTACATGAACCGGATTACTGTGTGA
- a CDS encoding DUF3392 domain-containing protein, with protein MDLVLDLLATVSRWSRSNLSEISLALVGCLLVLFGADIKGWIEARLGSIAGALRVPLMALVCMIGSGAALIYATPWIVRGLSQFNNYSLAPVLIVVLVLIGVVADRR; from the coding sequence ATGGATTTGGTACTCGACCTGCTCGCCACCGTATCCCGCTGGAGCCGCAGCAACCTGTCGGAAATCTCCCTTGCCCTTGTGGGCTGCCTGCTGGTGCTGTTCGGCGCCGATATCAAGGGGTGGATCGAAGCACGCCTGGGCAGCATCGCAGGCGCGTTGCGCGTGCCGCTGATGGCGTTGGTGTGCATGATCGGCAGCGGCGCGGCGTTGATCTATGCCACGCCGTGGATTGTGCGGGGGTTGAGCCAGTTCAATAACTACAGCCTGGCGCCGGTGTTGATCGTGGTGCTTGTATTGATTGGCGTCGTCGCAGACCGCCGCTGA
- a CDS encoding YggT family protein — translation MIGLNTAAVYVLQTLGSLYLLIVLMRFVLQLVRANFYNPLCQFIVKATQPLLKPLRRIIPSLFGLDMSSLVLAILVQLALMALTLLLTYGTTGNFVQLLIWAIIGVTALFLKIFFFALIISVILSWVAPGSHNPGAELVNQICEPALAPFRRLLPNLGGLDISPILAFMVLKLLDMLVINNLAAMTMMPDILRLLI, via the coding sequence ATGATTGGTTTGAATACCGCAGCCGTCTACGTGCTGCAAACCCTCGGCAGCCTGTACCTGCTGATCGTACTGATGCGTTTCGTGCTGCAACTGGTGCGCGCGAACTTCTACAACCCGCTGTGCCAGTTCATCGTCAAGGCTACCCAGCCGCTGCTCAAGCCGTTGCGCCGGATCATCCCGAGCCTGTTCGGCCTGGACATGTCATCGCTGGTGCTGGCGATCCTGGTGCAGTTGGCCTTGATGGCGCTGACCCTGCTGCTGACCTACGGCACCACCGGCAACTTCGTACAACTGCTGATCTGGGCCATCATCGGCGTGACCGCGCTGTTCCTGAAGATCTTCTTCTTCGCCTTGATCATCAGCGTAATCCTGTCCTGGGTCGCCCCGGGTAGCCACAACCCTGGCGCCGAGCTGGTGAACCAGATCTGCGAACCGGCCCTGGCGCCGTTCCGCCGCCTGCTGCCGAACCTGGGAGGCCTGGATATCTCGCCGATCCTGGCGTTCATGGTGCTCAAGTTGCTGGACATGCTGGTGATCAACAACCTGGCGGCAATGACCATGATGCCGGACATTCTGCGCCTGCTGATCTAA
- the rdgB gene encoding RdgB/HAM1 family non-canonical purine NTP pyrophosphatase — protein MMNLTQLVLASHNAGKLKELQAMLGDAVQLRSIGEFSQVEPEETGLSFVENAILKARNAARLSGLPALADDSGLAVDYLGGAPGIYSARYADGQGDAANNAKLLDALKDVPDAERGAQFVCVLALVRHADDPLPILCEGLWHGRILHAASGEHGFGYDPLFWVPERNVSSAELSPADKNQISHRARAMDLLRQRLSLK, from the coding sequence ATGATGAACCTTACCCAACTCGTACTCGCCAGCCATAACGCCGGCAAACTCAAAGAACTGCAAGCCATGCTCGGCGACGCCGTGCAGTTGCGCTCGATTGGCGAGTTCAGCCAGGTGGAGCCGGAAGAGACCGGCCTGTCGTTCGTCGAAAACGCCATCCTCAAGGCGCGTAATGCTGCACGCCTCTCCGGCCTGCCGGCGCTGGCGGATGACTCGGGCCTGGCGGTCGACTATCTCGGTGGTGCGCCGGGTATCTACTCGGCGCGCTACGCCGATGGCCAGGGCGACGCCGCCAACAACGCCAAGCTGCTGGATGCGCTCAAGGACGTGCCCGACGCCGAGCGCGGCGCGCAGTTCGTCTGCGTGCTGGCCCTGGTGCGGCATGCCGATGACCCACTGCCGATCCTCTGCGAAGGCCTGTGGCACGGGCGCATCCTGCATGCGGCCAGCGGTGAGCATGGGTTTGGCTATGACCCGCTGTTTTGGGTGCCTGAGCGTAACGTTTCCAGCGCCGAACTGAGCCCCGCCGACAAGAACCAGATCAGTCACCGCGCCCGCGCAATGGATTTGCTGCGCCAACGCCTGAGCCTGAAATGA
- the metW gene encoding methionine biosynthesis protein MetW: MRADLEIIQEWIPAGSRVLDLGCGDGELLSWLRDNKQVTGYGLENDPDNIAQCVAKGINVIEQDLDKGLGNFASNSFDIVVMTQALQAVHYPDRILDEMLRVGRQCIITFPNFGHWRCRWYLATKGRMPVSDFLPYTWYNTPNIHFCTFEDFEALCSEREAKVINRLAVDQQHRHGWASKLWPNLLGEIGIYRVSSPGLTDHKIAV, encoded by the coding sequence ATGAGAGCCGACCTGGAAATCATCCAAGAATGGATCCCCGCCGGCAGCCGCGTGCTCGACCTGGGCTGCGGCGATGGCGAACTGCTGAGCTGGCTGCGCGACAACAAGCAAGTCACCGGCTATGGCCTGGAAAACGACCCGGACAACATCGCCCAGTGCGTGGCCAAGGGCATCAACGTGATCGAACAGGACCTGGACAAGGGCCTGGGCAACTTTGCCAGCAACAGCTTCGACATCGTGGTGATGACCCAGGCCCTGCAGGCGGTGCACTACCCGGACCGCATCCTCGACGAAATGCTGCGCGTCGGCCGCCAGTGCATCATCACCTTCCCCAACTTCGGCCACTGGCGCTGCCGCTGGTACCTGGCCACCAAGGGTCGCATGCCGGTGTCGGACTTCCTGCCGTACACGTGGTACAACACGCCGAACATCCACTTCTGCACCTTCGAAGACTTCGAAGCCCTGTGCAGTGAGCGTGAAGCCAAGGTGATCAACCGCCTTGCCGTCGATCAACAGCACCGCCATGGCTGGGCGAGTAAACTATGGCCCAACCTGTTGGGCGAAATTGGTATTTACCGGGTCAGCAGTCCTGGCCTGACCGACCACAAGATTGCCGTCTAA
- a CDS encoding thiazole synthase, producing MSIVRNDKPFVLAGRTYQSRLLVGTGKYRDMEETRLAIEASGAEIVTFAVRRTNLGQIEGEPNLLEVLSPDRYTFLPNTAGCYDAIEAVRTCRLARELLDGHNLVKLEVLADQKTLFPNVIETLKAAETLVKEGFDVMVYTSDDPIIARQLAEIGCIAVMPLAGLIGSGLGICNPYNLQIILEEAKIPVLVDAGVGTASDATIAMELGCDAVLMNSAIAHAQQPIMMAEAMNHAIVAGRLAYLAGRMPKKLYASASSPLDGLIK from the coding sequence ATGAGCATCGTTCGTAACGACAAGCCCTTCGTCCTGGCCGGTCGTACCTACCAGTCCCGTCTGCTGGTCGGCACCGGCAAGTACCGCGACATGGAAGAAACCCGCCTGGCTATCGAAGCCTCGGGCGCCGAGATCGTCACCTTCGCCGTGCGCCGCACCAACCTGGGCCAGATCGAAGGCGAGCCGAACCTGCTCGAAGTGCTGTCGCCGGATCGCTACACCTTCCTGCCGAACACTGCGGGTTGCTACGACGCCATCGAAGCCGTGCGCACCTGCCGCCTGGCCCGTGAGCTGCTCGACGGCCACAACTTGGTGAAGCTGGAAGTGCTCGCCGACCAGAAAACCCTGTTCCCCAACGTGATCGAAACTCTCAAGGCCGCCGAAACCCTGGTCAAGGAAGGCTTCGACGTGATGGTCTACACCAGCGATGACCCAATCATTGCGCGCCAATTGGCGGAAATCGGTTGCATCGCCGTGATGCCGCTGGCCGGCCTGATCGGTTCCGGCCTGGGTATCTGCAACCCGTACAACCTGCAGATCATCCTCGAAGAAGCCAAGATCCCGGTGCTGGTGGATGCGGGCGTGGGCACGGCCTCCGACGCAACCATCGCCATGGAGCTGGGCTGCGACGCAGTGCTGATGAACTCGGCCATCGCCCATGCCCAGCAACCGATCATGATGGCCGAAGCCATGAACCACGCCATCGTCGCGGGCCGCCTGGCCTACCTCGCCGGTCGCATGCCGAAAAAACTCTACGCCAGCGCCTCTTCGCCGCTGGATGGTCTGATCAAGTAA
- the hemW gene encoding radical SAM family heme chaperone HemW, with product MTQNTSAQPLIHGGAQTPRAALPVLPPLALYIHIPWCVRKCPYCDFNSHTASKVLPEEEYVDALLADLDQDLHAVYGRELSSIFFGGGTPSLFSAAALGRLLQGVEARIPFASDIEITLEANPGTFEQEKFVAYRKLGINRLSIGIQSFQQEKLQALGRIHNGDEAVRAAGMARQAGFDNFNLDLMHGLPDQSLDDALGDLRQAIALKPTHLSWYQLTLEPNTVFWNQPPALPEDDTLWDIQEAGQALLAEHGYAQYEVSAYAQAGRPARHNLNYWSFGDFIGIGAGAHGKLSHPDGRIVRTWKTRAPKDYLNPAKSFQAGAKELTNEELPFEFLMNALRLTEGVDARLYAERTGLDLASLDEGRREAEQSGLMQVEPSRLAATDRGQLFLNDLLQKFLS from the coding sequence ATGACCCAGAACACCTCTGCGCAGCCACTGATCCACGGTGGCGCGCAAACACCTCGGGCGGCCTTGCCTGTGCTGCCGCCCTTGGCGCTGTATATCCACATCCCGTGGTGCGTGCGCAAATGCCCCTATTGCGACTTCAACTCCCACACCGCCAGTAAAGTACTGCCGGAAGAAGAGTATGTGGACGCCCTGTTGGCCGACCTCGATCAGGACCTGCATGCGGTTTACGGCCGCGAGCTGAGCTCGATCTTCTTTGGTGGCGGTACGCCAAGCCTGTTCAGCGCCGCTGCGCTGGGCCGCCTGCTCCAGGGCGTGGAAGCGCGTATCCCGTTTGCCAGCGATATCGAGATCACCCTGGAAGCCAACCCCGGGACGTTCGAGCAAGAAAAATTCGTCGCATACCGCAAGCTGGGCATCAACCGCCTGTCCATTGGCATCCAGAGTTTCCAGCAGGAAAAGCTCCAGGCCCTGGGCCGCATCCACAACGGCGATGAGGCCGTGCGCGCTGCCGGCATGGCACGCCAGGCCGGCTTTGATAACTTCAACCTGGACCTGATGCACGGTTTGCCCGATCAGTCCCTGGACGACGCCCTCGGCGACTTGCGCCAAGCCATCGCGCTGAAGCCGACGCACTTGTCCTGGTACCAGCTGACCCTGGAACCCAACACCGTGTTCTGGAACCAGCCGCCTGCGCTGCCGGAAGACGATACGTTATGGGACATTCAGGAAGCCGGCCAGGCGCTGCTCGCTGAACACGGTTATGCGCAATATGAAGTGTCGGCCTATGCCCAAGCGGGTCGACCGGCGCGGCATAACCTCAATTACTGGAGCTTCGGTGACTTCATTGGCATCGGCGCCGGCGCCCACGGCAAGCTCAGCCACCCGGACGGACGCATCGTGCGCACCTGGAAGACCCGGGCGCCGAAGGACTACCTCAACCCGGCCAAAAGCTTCCAGGCCGGCGCGAAAGAACTGACCAACGAAGAACTGCCATTCGAGTTCCTGATGAACGCCCTGCGCCTCACCGAAGGTGTCGACGCCAGGCTCTACGCCGAGCGTACCGGCCTCGACCTAGCGAGCCTCGATGAAGGCCGCCGCGAGGCAGAACAAAGTGGCTTAATGCAGGTCGAACCGTCACGCCTGGCGGCGACCGACCGCGGGCAACTCTTTCTCAATGACCTGTTGCAGAAGTTTTTGAGCTGA